Proteins encoded within one genomic window of Elephas maximus indicus isolate mEleMax1 chromosome 21, mEleMax1 primary haplotype, whole genome shotgun sequence:
- the PIEZO1 gene encoding piezo-type mechanosensitive ion channel component 1 isoform X4, whose amino-acid sequence MERHVLGAALYWLLLPLALLAACLSRINALSLVYLLFLLLLPWFKGPTPQSIRGHTGRLLRALLCTSLLFLVAHLAFQICLYTVPRLDQLLGPSCSPWEILSRHIGVTRLDLKDIPNSVRLVAPDLGILVVSSVCLGLCGRLTRKAQRASHSWELDDDEREVDPSPAMGLWGAPLPSPKQRSRLAARFRVTAHWLLVAAGRALAIMLLALAGIAHPSALSSVYLLIFLAICTWWACHFPISAQGFNAICVLVGCFSAGHVLCLYCYQAPYAHELLPPTGIWARVLGLKDLVQPTNCSSPNVLELHIGHDWPIYVSPGLLLLLYGTVTLLLKLRHPHHTQRKEAASEDEEQEVELTEVDQWPRGQVQAAAKEEEAHVRGLGQHMMSPVAETDADNCIVHDLTAQSPVRQRPLHYRPAKHREQSPLHGLGHLIMGQSYVCALIAMMVWSITYHSWLTFVLLLWACLIWTVRSRHQLAMLCAPFLLLYGLTLCGLCYVWAMDLQPELPTMLGPVSLRQLGLQHTRYPCLDLGAMLLYTLTFWLLLRQFVKEKLLRKAQPLATLAEVTVAESGEPGGPRVGGPHLPTLEATLPSSWWPTEPMQTRTLLQSLGELVSGVYAKYWIYVCAGMFIVVSFAGRLVVYKIVYMFLFLLCLTLFQVYYSLWRKLLKVFWWLVVAYTMLVLIAVYTFQFQDFPAYWRNLTGFTNEQLGDLGLEQFSVSELFSSILIPGFFLLACILQLHYFHQPFMQLTDLEHVPAPGACPQRWAHRQDMVSGAPLLQQEEVAMAPGDEGLSMAGPLQAKQSPEAPANKWGLVAERLLELAASFSNVLAGVQVFVRRLLELHIFKLVALYTVWVALKEVSVMNFLLVALWAFALPYPRFRPMASCLSTVWTCIIIVCKMLYQLTVVNPHEYSSNCTEPLPNSTNLLKAEINQSLLYRGPVDPANWFGVRKGFPNLGYIQNHLQILLLLVFEAIVYRRQEYYRRQYQPTPLPAQAVCAKGTRQRLDRDLLSCLKYFVNFFFYKFGLEICFLMAVNVIGQRMNFMVILHGCWLVAVLTRRRRGAIARLWPNYCLFLTLFLLYQYLLCLGIPPALCLDYPWRWSQAIPMNSALIKWLYLPDFFRAPNSTNLINDFLLLLCASQQWQVFVAERTEEWQHVAGANTDHLEPLRGEPNPVPNFIHCRSYLDMVKVAVFRHLFWLVLVVVFITGATRISIFGLGYLLACFYLLLFGTALLRKDTRARLMLWDCLILYNVTVIVSKNMLSLLSCVFVEQMQSSFCWVIQLFSLVCTVKGYYDPKAMAGKDQDCALPVEEAGIIWDSVCFFFLLLQRRVFLSYYFLHVAADLQATALQASRGFALYHAASLKSIDAHRRAEEKSLAQLKRQMERIRAKQEKHRQSRADHDLPKDLGDPGQEPVIHSGDYFLFESDSEEEEEAQPEDTRPSAQSAFQMAYQAWVTNAQTVLRRRRQERAQERQAPVGGDLSQEIELAEGLENEAAGRSHVMQRVLSMAQFLWVLGQALVDGLTRWLQAFTRHHRNMSDVLRAERYLLTQELLRGGEVHRGVLDQLYVSEDEAVLPGPADGPQAPSTASSGLGVEEPLSSTTEDTCSPLTTGYNTRSNSQEVVADPSSPEAGPSRRGSRELLANARTRTRTASELLLNRRLHIQELEEAEQFSARQGRALRLLQAGYECVAAHSELLCYFIIVLNHMVTASAASLVLPVLVFLWAMLSIPRPSKRFWMTAIVFTEVTVVTKYLFQFGFFPWNSYLVLRRHENKPYFPPRILGLEKTDGYLKYDLVQLMVLFFHRSQLLCYGLWDHGEDSLSKEPDRGSEKEKEAGEEPAALLGPQTEPGVAETPLEDDIQVKARAGAKDESLEPEVELKPRSLRRISLRFRRRKRESPKPKGPAASGSGEGEGEEEEEEEEDAVASGRAKRPSRSRERVKAAGLQLQSFCLSLAQSVFQPPRRFFRDILHSKYRAATDVYALMFLADVVDFIIIIFGFWAFGKHSAATDITSSLSDDQVPEAFLVMLLIQFSTMVVDRALYLRKTVLGKLAFQVALVLAIHLWMFFVLPAVTERMFSQNAVAQLWYFVKCIYFALSAYQIRCGYPTRILGNFLTKKYNHLNLFLFQGFRLVPFLVELRAVMDWVWTDTTLSLSNWMCVEDIYANIFIIKCSRETEKKYPQPKGQKKKKIVKYGMGGLIILFLIAIIWFPLLFMSLVRSVVGVVNQPIDVTVTLKLGGYEPLFTMSAQQPSIVPFTAQTYEALSKQFDHYPLAMQFISQYSPEDIVTAQIEGSSGALWRISPPSRAQMKRELYNGTSDITLRLTWNFQRDLAKGGTVEYTNEKHTLNLAPNNTARWQLASLLEGTFNQSVVISNLFPKYIRAPNGPEANPVKQLQPNEEDDYLDVRIQLRREVGTGAAGFLEWWVVELQDCQADCNLLPMVIFSDKVSPPSLGFLAGYGIMGLYVSIVLVIGKFVRGFFSEISHSIMFEELPCVDRILKLCQDIFLVRETRELELEEELYAKLIFLYRSPETMIKWTREKE is encoded by the exons CCTGCCTGTCCCGCATCAATGCCCTCTCACTGGTCTACCTGCTGTTCTTGCTGCTGCTACCCTGGTTCAAGGGCCCCACCCCACAGAGCATTCGAG GTCACACTGGCCGCCTCCTCCGTGCCCTGCTGTGCACCAGCCTCCTCTTCCTGGtggcccacctggccttccaGATCTGCCTGTACACGGTGCCCCGCCTGGACCAGCTTCTGGGCCCCAGCT GCAGCCCCTGGGAAATCCTCTCCCGGCACATTGGGGTCACGAG GCTGGACCTGAAGGACATCCCCAACTCTGTGCGGCTTGTGGCCCCCGACCTGGGCATCCTCGTGGTCTCCTCTGTCTGTCTCGGCCTCTGTGGGCGCCTCACTCGGAAAGCCCAGCGGGCCTCACACTCCTGGGAGCTG GACGATGACGAGAGGGAAGTGGACCCCAGCCCCGCAATGGGCCTGTGGGGCGCACCTCTGCCATCACCCAAGCAGAGGTCACGGCTGGCTGCCCGGTTCCGCGTCACAGCCCACTGGCTACTCGTGGCTGCAGGGCGGGCCCTGGCCATCATGCTACTAGCACTGGCAG GCATCGCCCATCCCTCGGCCCTCTCCAGCGTCTACCTGCTGATCTTCCTGGCCATCTGTACCTGGTGGGCCTGCCACTTCCCCATCAGTGCCCAGGGCTTTAATGCCATCTGTGTGCTGGTGGGCTGCTTTAGCGCTGGCCACGTCCTCTGCCTCTACTGCTACCAGGCGCCCTACGCCCATGAGCTGCTCCCACCCACTGGCATCTGGGCCAG GGTGCTTGGTCTCAAGGACTTGGTGcagcccaccaactgctccagcCCCAATGTGCTGGAACTGCACATTGGCCATGACTGGCCCATTTACGTGAGCCCTGGGCTGCTACTGCTTCTCTACGGCACTGTCACCTTGCTGCTCAAGTTGCGACACCCACACCACACCCAG AGGAAGGAGGCAGCCAGTGAGGATGAGGAGCAGGAGGTGGAGCTGACCGAGGTGGACCAGTGGCCCAGGGGCCAGGTGCAGGCTGCTGCCAAGGAGGAGGAGGCCCACGTGAGAGGCCTCGGCCAA CACATGATGTCCCCTGTGGCGGAAACGGATGCTGACAACTGCATCGTGCACGACCTGACGGCCCAGAGCCCTGTCCGGCAGCGCCCCT TGCATTACAGGCCTGCCAAGCACAGAGAGCAATCCCCCCTGCACGGCCTAGGCCACCTCATCATGGGCCAGAGCTACGTGTGTGCCCTCATAGCCATGATG GTGTGGAGCATCACTTACCACAGCTGGCTGACCTTTGTGCTGCTGCTCTGGGCCTGCCTTATCTGGACAGTGCGTAGCCGCCACCAGCTGGCCATGCTCTGCGCGCCCTTCCTGCTGCTCTATGGGCTGACGCTGTGTGGCCTGTGCTACGTATGGGCCATGGacctgcagcctgagctgcccaccaTGCTGGGCCCTGTCAGCCTGCGCCAGCTGGGCCTGCAGCACACTCGCTACCCCTGCCTGGACCTTGGTGCCATG ctgctctacacCCTCACCTTCTGGCTCCTGCTGCGCCAGTTTGTCAAAGAGAAGCTGCTGAGGAAGGCGCAGCCCCTGGCCACACTGGCGGAGGTTACCGTGGCAGAGTCAGGTGAGCCGGGTGGGCCGAGGGTGGGAGGCCCCCACCTGCCTACCCTGGAGGCCACACTGCCCTCCTCCTGGTGGCCCACAGAGCCCATGCAGACACGGACGCTGCTCCAGAGCCTGGGGGAGCTGGTCTCTGGCGTGTACGCCAAGTACTGGATCTACGTGTGTGCTGGCATGTTCATCGTGGTCAGCTTTGCTGGCCGGCTCGTGGTCTACAAGATCGTCTACATGTTCCTCTTCCTGCTTTGCCTCACCCTCTTCCAG GTCTACTACAGCCTGTGGCGGAAGCTGCTCAAGGTGTTCTGGTGGTTGGTGGTGGCCTACACCATGCTGGTGCTCATCGCCGTCTACACCTTCCAGTTCCAGGACTTCCCCGCGTACTGGCGCAACCTCACTGGCTTCACGAATGAGCA GCTGGGCGATCTGGGCCTGGAGCAGTTCAGCGTGTCTGAGCTCTTCTCAAGCATCCTCATCCCTGGCTTCTTCCTGCTCGCCTGTATCCTGCAGCTGCACTACTTCCACCAGCCCTTCATGCAGCTCACTGACCTGGAGCACGTGCCTGCTCCCGGAGCCTGCCCCCAACGCTGGGCCCACAG GCAGGACATGGTGAGCGGGGCCCCGTTGCTGCAGCAGGAGGAGGTGGCGATGGCCCCTGGGGATGAGGGGCTGAGCATGGCTGGCCCCCTCCAGGCTAAGCAGAGCCCCGAAG CCCCAGCCAACAAGTGGGGCCTGGTGGCAGAGCGGCTGCTGGAGCTGGCGGCCAGCTTCTCGAATGTGCTGGCCGGTGTACAGGTGTTTGTGCGGCGCCTCCTGGAGCTGCATATCTTCAAACTGGTGGCCCTATACACCGTCTGGGTGGCCCTGAAAGAG GTGTCGGTGATGAACTTCCTGCTGGTGGCGCTGTGGGCCTTTGCCCTACCCTACCCCCGATTCCGGCCCATGGCCTCCTGCCTGTCCACCGTGTGGACGTGCATCATCATCGTGTGCAAGATGCTCTACCAGCTCACCGTCGTCAACCCCCATGAGTACTCCAGCAACTGCACCGAG CCTCTTCCCAATAGCACCAACCTGCTGAAGGCGGAGATTAACCAGTCCTTGCTGTACCGAGGGCCCGTTGACCCCGCCAACTGGTTTGGAGTGCGAAAGGGCTTCCCCAACCTGGGCTACATCCAG AACCACCTGCAGATCCTGCTACTGTTGGTGTTCGAGGCCATCGTGTACCGGCGTCAGGAGTACTACCGCCGCCAGTACCAGCCAACCCCACTGCCCGCCCAGGCTGTCTGTGCCAAAGGCACCCGCCAGCGGCTCGaccgagacctgctcagctgcCTCAAGTACTTCGTCAACTTCTTCTTCTACAAATTTGGGCTGGAG ATCTGCTTCCTGATGGCAGTGAATGTGATCGGGCAGCGCATGAACTTCATGGTCATCCTGCATGGCTGCTGGCTGGTGGCCGTCCTCACCCGCCGGCGCCGTGGGGCCATCGCCCGCCTCTGGCCCAACTACTGCCTCTTTCTCACACTCTTCCTTCTCTACCAGTACCTGCTGTGCCTGGGTATCCCGCCTGCCCTGTGCCTGG ACTACCCATGGCGCTGGAGCCAGGCCATCCCCATGAACTCCGCTCTCATCAAGTGGCTGTACCTGCCTGACTTCTTCAGGGCCCCCAATTCCACCAACCTTATCA ACGACTTTCTCCTGCTGCTCTGCGCCTCCCAGCAGTGGCAGGTGTTCGTGGCCGAACGTACTGAGGAGTGGCAGCATGTGGCTGGTGCCAACACTGACCACCTGGAGCCACTGCGAGGGGAGCCCAACCCTGTGCCCAACTTCATCCATTGCAG GTCCTACCTGGACATGGTGAAGGTAGCCGTCTTCCGCCATCTCTTCTggctggtgctggtggtggtgttcATCACGGGGGCCACCCGCATCAGCATCTTTGGCCTGGGCTACCTGCTGGCCTGCTTCTACCTGCTGCTCTTTGGTACCGCGCTACTGCGTAAGGACACGCGCGCCCGCCTCATGCTGTGGGACTGCCTCATCCTCTACAACGTCACCGTCATTGTCTCCAAGAACATGCTTTCG CTCCTGTCCTGTGTCTTCGTGGAGCAAATGCAGAGCAGCTTCTGTTGGGTCATCCAGCTCTTCAGCCTCGTGTGCACTGTCAAGGGCTACTATGACC CCAAGGCGATGGCGGGCAAGGACCAGGACTGCGCACTGCCCGTGGAGGAGGCCGGCATCATCTGGGACAGCGTCTGCTTCTTCTTCCTGCTGCTGCAGCGCCGCGTATTTCTCAGCTACTACTTCCTGCACGTGGCCGCTGATCTCCAGGCCACCGCCCTGCAGGCCTCCAG GGGCTTCGCCCTGTACCACGCAGCCAGCCTCAAGAGCATTGATGCCCACCGCAGGGCAGAGGAGAAGTCCCTGGCCCAGCTGAAAAGACA GATGGAGCGCATCCGTGCCAAGCAAGAGAAGCACCGGCAAAGCCGTGCAGACCATGACCTCCCCAAGGACCTCGGGGACCCTGGCCAGGAGCCAG TGATCCACTCAGGGGACTACTTCCTGTTTGAGTCAGAcagtgaagaggaggaggaggcacaGCCCGAGGATACCAGGCCATCAGCACAGAGCGCCTTCCAG ATGGCGTACCAGGCTTGGGTGACCAATGCCCAGACAGTTCTACGGCGGCGGCGGCAGGAGAGGGCACAGGAGAGGCAGGCACCAGTGG GAGGTGACCTAAGCCAAGAGATTGAGCTGGCAGAGGGTCTGGAGAATGAGGCAGCAG GCCGCAGCCATGTGATGCAGCGGGTGCTGAGTATGGCGCAGTTCCTGTGGGTGTTGGGCCAGGCGCTGGTGGACGGGCTGACGCGCTGGCTGCAGGCCTTCACGCGCCACCACCGCAACATGAGTGATGTGCTGCGCGCCGAGCGTTACCTCCTCACGCAGGAGCTGCTGCGG GGCGGAGAGGTGCACCGGGGTGTCCTGGACCAGCTGTATGTGAGTGAGGACGAGGCCGTGCTGCCAGGCCCTGCCGATGGCCCCCAAGCACCGAGCACAGCATCAAG CGGTCTTGGAGTTGAGGAGCCGCTGAGCAGCACAACCGAGGACACCTGCAGCCCCCTAACCACGGGCTACAACACCCGCAGCAACAGCCAGGAGGTTGTGGCCGACCCCTCAAGCCCTGAGGCTGGGCCTTCCCGCCGTGGCTCCCGAGAACTTCTAGCCAATGCACGCACACGGACACGCACGGCCAGCGAGCTGCTGCTCAACAg GCGCCTGCACATCCAGGAGCTGGAGGAGGCAGAGCAGTTCTCCGCCAGGCAAGGCCGAGCGCTGCGGCTCCTGCAGGCTGGGTACGAGTGTGTGGCTGCCCACTCGGAGCTGCTCTGCTACTTTATCATCGTCCTCAACCACATGGTCACCGCCTCAGCCGCCTCCCTTGTGCTGCCCGTGCTGGTCTTCCTGTGGGCCATGCTGTCCATCCCTCGGCCCAGCAAGCGCTTCTGGATGACGGCCATTGTCTTCACCGAG GTCACAGTGGTCACCAAGTACCTCTTTCAGTTCGGCTTCTTCCCCTGGAACAGTTACTTAGTGCTGCGACGCCATGAGAATAAGCCCTACTTCCCGCCACGCATTCTGGGCCTGGAGAAGACTGATGGCTACCTCAAGTACGACCTGGTGCAGCTCATGGTGCTGTTCTTCCATCGCTCCCAGCTGTTG TGCTACGGCCTCTGGGACCACGGGGAGGACTCACTCTCCAAGGAACCTGACCGAGGTagtgagaaggagaaggaggctgGGGAGGAGCCTGCGGccctgctaggacctcagacagaGCCAGGGGTGGCCGAGACCCCACTCGAGGATGACATCCAGGTCAAAGCTAGGGCTGGAGCCAAGGACGAGTCCCTGGAGCCTGAAGTGGAACTCAAGCCCCGCAGCCTGAGGCGCATCAGCCTGCGtttcaggaggaggaagagagagagcccAAAGCCCAAAGGACCAGCAGCCAGCG GAtctggggagggggaaggagaagaggaggaagaggaagaggaggacgcTGTGGCCTCTGGGAGAGCCAAGAGACCCAGCCGCTCCCGGGAAAGGGTGAAGGCAGCCGGGCTGCAGCTACAGAGCTTCTGCCTGTCACT AGCCCAGAGCGTGTTCCAGCCCCCGCGGCGCTTCTTCCGTGACATTCTGCACAGCAAGTACCGTGCGGCCACCGACGTCTACGCGCTTATGTTCCTGGCTGACGTCGTCgacttcatcatcatcatctttggCTTCTGGGCATTTGGG AAGCACTCAGCGGCCACAGACATCACGTCCTCGCTGTCGGACGACCAGGTGCCCGAGGCCTTCCTGGTGATGCTGCTGATCCAGTTCAGCACCATGGTGGTCGACCGCGCCCTCTACCTGCGCAAGACCGTGCTGGGCAAGCTGGCCTTCCAGGTGGCGCTGGTGCTGGCCATCCACCTGTGGATGTTCTTCGTCCTGCCTGCTGTCACCGAGAG GATGTTCAGCCAGAATGCGGTGGCCCAGCTGTGGTACTTCGTCAAGTGCATCTACTTCGCCCTGTCTGCCTACCAGATCCGCTGTGGCTACCCTACCCGCATCCTGGGCAACTTCCTCACCAAGAAGTACAACCACCTCAACCTCTTCCTCTTCCAGGG GTTTCGGCTGGTGCCGTTCCTGGTGGAACTGCGAGCGGTGATGGACTGGGTGTGGACGGACACCACACTATCCCTGTCCAACTGGATGTGCGTGGAGGACATCTACGCCAACATCTTCATCATCAAGTGCAGCCGAGAGACAGAAAAG AAATACCCacagcccaaggggcagaagaagaagaagattgTCAAATATGGCATGGGCGGCCTTATCATCCTCTTCCTCATTGCCATCATTTGGTTCCCACTGCTCTTTATGTCGCTGGTGCGCTCAGTGGTCGGTGTGGTCAACCAGCCCATTGATGTCACTGTCACCCTTAAGCTGGGCGGCTATGAG CCCCTTTTCACCATGAGTGCCCAGCAGCCGTCTATCGTGCCCTTCACAGCCCAGACCTATGAGGCGCTGTCCAAGCAGTTTGACCATTACCCG CTTGCCATGCAGTTCATCAGCCAGTACAGCCCTGAGGACATCGTCACGGCCCAGATCGAGGGCAGCTCAGGAGCACTGTGGCGTATCAGTCCCCCAAGCCGGGCCCAGATGAAGCGGGAGCTGTACAATGGCACATCAGATATCACCCTGCGCCTCACCTGGAACTTCCagag GGACTTGGCCAAAGGTGGCACTGTGGAGTATACCAATGAGAAGCACACCCTGAACCTGGCTCCAAACAATACAGCACGGTGGCAGCTGGCTAGCCTGCTTGAGGGCACATTCAACCAGTCCGT GGTCATCTCCAACCTTTTCCCCAAGTACATTCGTGCCCCCAATGGACCTGAAGCCAACCCCGTGAAACAGCTGCAGCCCA ATGAGGAAGATGACTACCTGGATGTGCGCATCCAGCTGCGCAGGGAGGTGGGCACCGGGGCCGCTGGCTTCCTCGAGTGGTGGGTGGTGGAGCTGCAGGACTGCCAGGCTGACTGCAACTTGCTGCCCATGGTTATCTTCAGCGACAAGGTCAGCCCACCCAGCCTTGGCTTCCTGGCAGGCTACGG